Proteins encoded together in one Diabrotica undecimpunctata isolate CICGRU chromosome 3, icDiaUnde3, whole genome shotgun sequence window:
- the LOC140436925 gene encoding uncharacterized protein: MRVNADHWAILLDFAEKNPSIITNRFPGCNGKEKVTELWKQLSNKLNALGYGEKTTAEWKKTLIDWKSKVKGKAAGIKTYESKTGGGPSCSQQLSSYELRLLSIMGNPSYEGNPKNEEVGLKKRKLYEDVSLGHNTNTKPKLILLDPNKTKPYIPSTHLPATIVPPSTHLPATIVSPSTHFPDTIVRPPTHLPATLVHPINSESFDTVPQLPKDLHSIASVSRPSLGNQILKSINFPVTELPSIISSNSTPDTFLPSKLKTQQCFPNPTNSNVPKENQIAEQSTSRPSTTKQKRI, translated from the exons ATGAGGGTAAATGCAGACCATTGGGCAATTTTGTTGGATTTTGCTGAAAAAAATCCATCAATTATTACAAATAGATTTCCAGGATGTAACGGCAAAGAAAAGGTGACAGAACTGTGGAAGCAACTTTCAAATAAACTAAATGCACTTGGATATGGTGAAAAAACTACAGCTGAATGGAAAAAG aCGCTAATTGATTGGAAGTCCAAAGTAAAAGGAAAAGCTGCTGGTATAAAAACGTATGAAAGCAAGACTGGAGGTGGACCGTCATGTAGTCAACAGTTGTCCTCATATGAACTTAGATTGCTAAGCATAATGGGAAATCCTTCATATGAGGGGAATCCTAAAAATGAGGAAGTGGGtttgaaaaaaagaaaattgtat GAAGATGTAAGCCTTGGACACAATACAAATACTAAACCTAAGTTGATCCTTCTTGATCCTAATAAAACCAAGCCGTATATTCCTTCAACTCATCTCCCTGCTACCATTGTCCCCCCTTCAACTCATCTCCCTGCTACCATTGTCTCCCCTTCAACTCATTTCCCTGATACCATTGTTCGCCCTCCAACTCATCTCCCTGCTACCCTTGTTCACCCTATTAATTCTGAATCTTTTGATACTGTACCCCAATTACCCAAGGATTTACATTCAATAGCCAGTGTGAGCCGTCCTTCTCTGGGCAATCAAATACTGAAAAGTATTAATTTTCCAGTTACTGAACTTCCCAGTATAATATCCTCTAACTCTACACCAGATACCTTTCTCCCATCTAAATTAAAAACCCAGCAATGTTTTCCAAACCCGACTAATTCCAATGTTccaaaagaaaatcaaatagcTGAACAATCTACTTCACGGCCATCCACAACCAAACAGAAAAGGATATAA
- the LOC140435910 gene encoding uncharacterized protein — protein sequence MESALDKENIKFSFAPPAAPHFGGIYERGIRSVKEHIVRIVGAQILTYEEFYTVLTLIESVLNSRPLTPLTNDVEDLNALTPGHFLTLEPLTSLSVPDFSEVSFNRLSRWQLLQRIHRDFWARWRKEYLHTLQQKSKWLDSGFVPKIGALVVLKEDNLAPCKWPLARLVELHEGKDGVARVATVRTITGTLKRPLVRICPLPIDED from the coding sequence ATGGAGAGCGCtctcgataaagaaaatattaagtttTCATTTGCTCCTCCCGCTGCTCCACATTTTGGTGGTATTTATGAACGGGGAATTCGTTCTGTAAAGGAACATATTGTTCGTATAGTCGGGGCTCAAATTTTGACCTACGaagaattttataccgttttaacTTTAATTGAATCGGTCTTAAACTCACGCCCTCTCACCCCATTAACCAATGATGTTGAAGATCTCAATGCGTTGACCCCAGGACATTTCCTGACTCTTGAACCCTTGACATCATTGTCTGTGCCTGATTTTTCGGAGGTATCCTTCAATCGTTTGTCCAGATGGCAGTTGTTACAACGCATCCATAGGGATTTTTGGGCTCGATGGCGAAAGGAATATTTGCACACCTTGCAACAAAAGTCCAAATGGTTAGATTCTGGCTTTGTACCTAAAATCGGTGCCTTAGTTGTTTTAAAGGAGGATAATTTGGCTCCGTGTAAATGGCCTCTCGCGCGTCTTGTTGAATTGCATGAGGGTAAAGACGGTGTAGCTCGAGTGGCTACCGTGCGTACGATCACCGGAACCTTAAAACGGCCTCTTGTTCGAATCTGTCCCTTGCCGATAGATGAAGATTAG